The genome window ctgttctttctgcttccaccatcagGCAAAGTGAAACCTCTGAATCACtctcaccaacaccagatggatttttgacttctcagcctcagaaactgtaagcaataaatttttttctttataaatcacccagtctcaggtattctgttatagcaacacaaaaaggactaatacagagagGATTCTTTGGAGTGAATCTGTTTTGGAATCTTTGGCTTCCTGGATCCGAAGCTCTGCATCTATCCtgataactgggaagttttctgttattattttcttaaataggttttccatgccttttcctttttcttcccctctggaatacccatgattcataTATGTTTGTGCAATTgaggttatctgctagctctcttagattttcttcattttttaaattactttttccttttttctgtctgcctgggtATTTCAAatagaccatcttcaagatctgaaattcttccttttgcttGCTTTAGCATGTttctcaagctctctgttgtgtttttaatttcattgagtgCACCCTTCCATTGTAGGAGAtctgatacattctttttaaagatattaatctctttgtaaactttctccttcatatcctggatattttttcttgtttcattgtgttctctaattgattattctcttatctctttgagttttcttaacatcattgcttggaattccttttcagacatttgaagggtttcctgctctatggggtctggtacttgagaattactgtattcctttgaaggtgtcatatcttcttgtttactTGTAgtgctattattttttcattgatgtttggtcatgtGGTAAAGTACTCAtcttttctattactctggagttggctatgaggataaagccTTCCCTTCTATTTGCATgttccactggtgactcttcttgtatcaatgcagtcagGTGTACGGCAGGCTGCCTGTAGGGTGGCCCTGGCTGCTTTTGTGGTTTAGAGATGTAGATGCGGTGGCAGTAagtgtggcagtggctgtggtagaaCACTTTGCTTCCTGCTTGGCTGGTGGGAGGGACTTCCCAGGGCTTCAGTCTGGGCTCCTGAAGGTGTGCAGGATACTGCTAATCTTGGCTCCTGCTTGAGAGAAGGGCGGGGCTTTCTGGGGCTTGAGTCTGGGTCCCCAGTGGCACACAGGATGCCACTCACCTTGGCTCCTGCTCTGGTAAAGTAGTTTAGAATTGGGAGAATTCTACATTgggcatttttaaaatagaactgGTTTCTTCTGCTTCTGTGTTGACTCTGCTCACTTTTGTGTTGTCTCCATTTTTGATCAGGCTCTCTCCACTCATGGTAGGATAATAGGAAGGAGTTTTGTGCCTGTCCTCTCAAAAGCtatattaggagaaaaaaatatttttctcaattttccaAACAAATGTATTGACTTTGAATCTCATTTGTACTAGATCCCTGACCACATCATTTAGCTTTGGGAAAATGTTTTCTGATGGACCAAGCAGGAGTCATATTTCCATCCCTAGGAGACAACACGACCTAGACCTCATATACTAAGTATGGACAAGTTGTGGTTTCTCAAAGGAAACTCAGAGTTCACTTATTCAAATAGGAAAATGGACTTCTGTCAGGCACAAACAACCAAGCCCACTGTCTAATCAGACAGTTTTTACATCTCATCATTAACATCCTTATGAAGCGAGCAGGATGTATTTGCAAAAGTGTTTAGATATGAGGATGCTTCGAAAAGTTGGTGAAAACATTCCTATAATATTTCAACTCTAtatttccaccaactttttgaagcaccACGTTGTGCAGCAAATGTCCACCAAAGGCAAATGCATCCTCTTTTTTGATACGAAATTCTGTACTACATTATGAAAAATAGCACACTCTATTATGGGGACAATCTAACATTTTCAGTGTCTCATTTGATGTCTCCCTGTGCTGTTGATTGTGCTAGTAAGTTTCATGTATGAAAGAAATTACTTGAAAAGAATTTGTTGTGTCCTGAGACCTGTCCTCTCTTCTCTTCGCTGCCTTCAAATTGTGCTCAGGAAGAATTAGAAGAGGTTCTTATCTCATTTGCCATTGCAGTTTTCCAGAAAAGGTAATTACAAACTGGTACTAACTTCTTTTTCAATtaggtttcatttttcttcattcacttAGTCAATGATTAATTATCAGTTGCATACTATAAATTGTAGTTTATAAATTCTTACTATCGTAGATACAGTGAAGAACAAGATAGTCATGATTTCTACCCTCAGTAAGTGCTTATGATTTACAGAACTGCTAAGAGTTTGAGGAACAAAGTAAGaattcttttccagtttctaaCCATTAtgcaaaattttcctttttaaagttctcttGTCATTGATCCTTTAAGCAGGACTTGCATGTTTGTGAGTTTCAGACACTAAGGCTCATGTGATCTTATGCAGAAAACTAACGCACTCCTTCCTGAAAGTCTATTCCATTGGGGTCCATACCGTTACCCTTTCATGATTTTATCATGATTCTTTGAAAGTACTTCTTGAGATCCttcaggttttcttttaaatgttggtACAACCCTTCACTTTGTTATTGGCTTACTTCTCtaatctgtatgttttctttggctGACCTCATGTAATCTCATCAACTGAATTATCATTtacaaataatgatttttaatattgaGTTATGCAGTAATGACtttaaatttgtagttaaaaGAATTCAACTCTGTACTAGACATTCCTTTTTATATTCCATGGCTACCTAAATTTCAACTGGTCCAAGTTGCCTCACTATTAATTTCAAAATCCTCAACATGAGATACCATTACTTAGCCATTAGGAGTGTCTTTCACCTTTATCACTTTTTAGTACTCCCTGGTTTCCAATCTAGGCTAAGAAAATGTGCATATGGAGGAAAAAACACAGAATAAGACAATCATTAGTACAGACTTCAGTACTCAGTACTGAAATTAATAAGCATGGAACCTGGGCAAGCTGCTTACCTTCTGTgagttttagttttctcttctatgaAAAGATAGTGTTAATACCTACCACGTGGAATAGTTATGcaaattaaaagatgtaacttatTAGAAAGTGATAAACACTGAGgctattatataaaaaaaatgattactgatttataaaaaaatcaataaatattaggcgatgtaaaatttttcaataaaacgtattgcttaataaatgtctttttactAACATGGGTTAGtgacacaaatggaaataaatttgaaaCCTGAGATTCAGTACTCATTATACATGTTAATCTTTAGACCAATTGCTGTAAATCTGTGGTTCTTTGGTGGAGGTTGTTTGTAGCTCACAGAATCAAACCTCTGGTTTCAGGACACCACACAGCCTTACCTGAACTGTACTTGTAAATATATTAGAAGTGTATTACAGGTGCTAGAAAAGTTTGTTTCCTAATGACGAGAGTGACAATTTATGGCACTGTGTGGAAACAGGAGTTGTTTCTTGGTGATCCACTTACTCTTTTACCAAtgacaatattttttcttctttctgttttctgtcactctcTCCACCATTCGTTtatattttccctctttttctctgacACCTTTCGTGTGTCTGAGGCTCCTAACACTTTCATACCCTTGATTGTATCTGGATACTGATTATGAGCAGGGTTAACTAGGTATTCTTAGAGACTGAATAGACACACCAAAAGTTAAATTTACTACCACATGTGAGGTGTTTCTGACtagcaaaagaaaggaaactttaAGGAATAATACTCTCTAGGATGCAAATGTCTTACATCGTTACATGTTAACATATTCCCCCTGCAATGCAGAGagaggcactttttttttttttttttctgggaaggcTGTTTTCAAAAAGGGATGAAAAGTCTTGGCCCTAAATCAGAGAGTCTTGTGACTGGTAAGTAACAGATTATTTCTATTCTCCAAACTCAGAAAGTCATCATTACAGATTGAcctaatatacttttaaaaacatcccTGATATCTCCTGACTATACTGTTCTCACATCACtgagaaaggaatagaaaaaaataaataactgtaagattttaaagatttactgttaattcagaaaataaatggaatgaaatttAAGGTTTGGAATAAAACAATCTGTTtaactcagcaaatattttatgAGCACCAGGCATGTGAAAAGCCATCATTTTTGTGTAGGGAGAGAAGAATGCGTTCCACATCTTAAGTTCATTACAGGTTCTTGATATGGCAGAGTAAATAGGAgttcacaaatattatttttattctttatgtaaAGTAGATGAGCAAGATAAATCCTCACCAAGAGCTATGTGTACCAGAAACTCAGAAAAGGTTATGCCTGATAAACAATTACAGAAAAGGTTATGCCTgataaataataagagaaaataaacaattagaGAATAGTGACCTTGAAAAGGCTCTTGTAGAATACCAACTGTTCCATTTCCCAGTCACAGATTTGAATACAATATTGTATATCACAACATAGAATTATTACTACATGCATGTTTCTCAAATGCTGTCATTAGAATGTAATTTTCAATTCATGCACAAATGAGATTTAGTTTGAAAAGTTGAAAGGTGACTCCTCAGAGAATGTttggagaaaatatgaaaatgggGAAGATAAAAACTAAATATCAATAGATAGTATATCATATATGTGGTAGGAACACTGCTGAAAATATTTTGGGTAAAAATCTTCCATTTTCCTCAGCATTTGTCCCTCCCTGACCTTCCATGTGTCATCTTATCAACCCCTGTCCCTCCGCAATGCTCCCGCTCTCCTTCTAGTAAGACTGAGAAAGAggaataatttaatattaattttatgcaCATTTGGGGCAACCAGATTTAGGAAGAATAGAAAACGGATGTTGAGTTTTATGATGACCTTTTGGTCCTCAGGCCAGGTTGTTTTCCAGAGCATCTCCTGACCACATAGCAAGAATCATGAGACCAGTTACACCAGGTGAGGAACTGAAGGTGGGTAGATGACATCACTCTTTAATTTGGGCTTTTCTAGAATAAAACAGCTTAAGACAATCTGTTTTCCTTTCCACAGAAACTGGTaaattcttcactgaaataaagTGAGTAAAGGGATTCTCCCAAAGACAGAAGTCTAGTGTAACTGACTTAGAGAGGGTAGGGTAGTTTAAGAGAGAGTCTCTGAGGGAAGCAGTGATTCTTTCTGTGGCTTCTGCAATCCAACACAGAAGCACAGGAGGAACCACCTAATGCTCTGGGTTCTACCCTCATCTGTCCTCGATCTTTTCCTGATTGCTTTCCTTTCAGCTCTTTGCCTTTACCCCAACACTGACATACTGTCTGTTTGCTATTGTTTTGCCCAATGCAGCCATTCCAAAGTTGGCCAATCTTGTCTGAAGAGTTGAGGAAAGTGCAATTGTTATTAGAAGATGTGCTGTATGAACTGGTGCTATTTGGTCTCCACACCATTGTAACTCATTTTTGTGTCTGATTCCTTTGAGAACCTGATGAATGGTGTTAACactcccaacaacaacaaaaaatggacagTGAGTTATACACATAGGTGTCTACAATACCATGCATTAGTATCAGGAGGATATGAAAAATGTCAAGGCTCTCCTTGCATCCCTTAAAAGTAAAGGATTCTTGTAACGACAAGAGCAAATTCTTAAGATAATCATTTTATGGGAGCCAGAGTTCTGGTGCCTTTCATGGCAGTGTGGTGCTGTGCAGGATACAACATCTACTCCTGGTCGTGGAGCTGATGCATTAAGTTATCGAAAATGcttctcactgatttttttttttagttttttaattttaaatgagtaGCATATTTTTCAGTCTAGTATACATAATAGAAATCCACAAGTAAATTAATGAGATCAATATGTTTTGCAATCAGAATGTCACTAAAACAATCAAgtatatattattacattttacgAAGTAGGAGAGAATgttcaatttaaaaacaataaacctATATTATACAGGACATTGGGACTGGTAGAGTGGAGAATAATATCCTGAGAACACATAGATTTCCAATATTCTTATTACAGGAAGGAAGCTTCAAGAAGCACACACACAATTGCATTTACCTATTATATGTAATAGTATAAGAAACGATGTAAGGAAAGCCCTTAGAAAGAAGCAGAGGTAGTTTCCTTTTATTACAGAACAATCGTTGAAGGCATATTACAGGCAGTTTCTCCACAGTTGGGTTTTGATGTGTCAAGAAGGTTGAAGTAGCTAGAAATGGAAAGGATTTCCAGGAAGGAAATTAATCACTCTCGATTAAACTATTGATTAAATATTTGATGAAGAACTACAATTATTACCAAGTTAATTAAATCTTAAGTATTTCTGATTCTTAGTTCATCTTAAAAATCTATGtccaaatgtataaaataaataaagttgttttagATATGAACAGTCTAATGGAATTGACAATATGCAAACCAAAAGCTATACACTCAAAGGAGTGTCCAAAATCATGGACTATTGCTGGTGAAAAGGACCTTCTCGTGATGATGCACCCAAATCCTCCAAAACCACATTTCAAATACAGATATTTCATCGTGGATCACTCTTGTAAGtgaataaaggaaagaatgagCTTACTGTGATGATTAAGAAATCAACTCcattcttttattgtttaagATCATTTCCAAGGACAGAGtccaaagataattttttaaaattcttggaaACCCAAAGTATGTAATTTCTTCTGACATTTCCCAAGGGtattttttatttggaataaGATAAGACATACTTCAAGTCTGTCgaagagaagaaaatttaccAGGAGAGAGCAAGAAATATGTAAGGGGAATTTTGTGTCACTTTTGTCTATTATATTCTGTGCTTTGGCCAACTCACAACTTTCAGTACAATGTTTTGAAAGTATGGGTGGGATTGGGAGGAAAACAATAGTCTAAGTATGTCCAtcagattatatatatttttaattacattttagcttatacatatatatttatttgcatatatatccCGTCCAATGTCATCTTGTCAAGAAAGATCTAGAGAAAAGGATTTGTTCTTGAAAGTGAAGCCCTTGATACTCTTTATTTCTACATTAAAACCAAAAATCTTTCTTGGCAGAAGTGACAACTCAGAGTTGAATAATTGTTGACTTTTCTATGACACAAAACAAATTGAATCAAGAAATTGGTTACTATCTGCTATTCCTGTTGTCAAAAAGCACATCTTCCTCCGTCTTCTAAAACTCTGTTCTGTTCTGGGTATGTGGAGTTTTCAGATACCTGGATAATAAAAACTCCACTTGGGATTACAACTATAATATGCTCCTGTTCCAGCTGCCTGATGATATCCCTTCAAACTGCCCAGTTATGAAATGCTTAAGCTAAAAATTTGAATCATGAAAAAACATAAACAACTGGGTAAGATACAACctatttcatttaaatgtaaCCTCAGGGACTCTGAATGCTGTAAGAGGTGCTTTTAATAACTTACAAGAAGAAAATTAGTTATGGGACTATTTGAGATATCACCAACTATAGAAGAACATTCATTTTTGTTCATTAGTGTATATCAAGTACTTCTGTTCCTAAGGCACTTCATTGGTATTAGCAGATTATTAGAGGCTTAaatgtctccttttccttttaCTCTTTCCAAGCGGGAATATCTGGGAGGAATTGTGGAGAGAAGTGGAGCACATTGTGTATTTGTAAACAATACCTATTGGTATAAATATGTGTAGtggatatttaatatataaaatatgtctaCATAAGACATTCTCTATGGGGTGGCAGAGCTGTGTGACTTTACATTTATATCACAAAACTGCAAGGGCAGTCAAATACATCCTAAATGCTGAATGATACACCATGTAAAATATTGGCTCTTTGTAgttattaaatataaacaaatgaagtGAATATTAAAAAGGACCTACACCTCTTAACTTGACAATCATTGAACTGGCACAATTAATCAGAATCATGCCAAAACTAACAAGGGCTTGCATTTGATGAGTGCTGTAAGAAAGTATCACATTCATAAGCTTATTTGATACTCATAATAAACCTATGAAGTTGTCATTAAAATTGAACAAGTATTTAAGTGGCTTATTAAGAAACCACACACCAAATGTCCCTGATgaggaatatttatttttgtttaaaatatttcataacaaaGCATAGCACACCAtaaattaattcttttcttttctttctttatttaattttatttattaagaatactcatgagacacaaagctaattgttaccccttgtgcccatgatgtgaaggccagattgaTACTGGGGGCATACGCATTAGTAGAAATtactttagggccgagcccgtggggcacttgggagagtgcagcgctgggagcgcggcgacactcccgccgcgggttcggatcctatataggaatggcaggtgcactcactggctgagtgccggtcatgaaaaagacaaaaaaaaaaaaaaaaaagaaattactttagTGCctcgtgtccccacccaattatcccacaacctccctcctcctccccttctcccccaactccactttgtagtcctaggaatgttccctccctctgtaagaccaacacactactgtggtctttctttccttccttcctttctctcttagttcccacatatgagtgagcacatgtggtatttgtccctctgtgctttgcttatctcactcaacataagtttctccaggttcatccatgttgttgcaaatgggagtatttcattattttttatggcactcccatgtttatcacagctctgtttataatagccaagatatggaaccaacttaaatgtccatcaatggatgattggataaggaaactggtatatacactatggaacactacactgccataaaaaagaattcttttatttttgcagaTAAACCTTTTACACTTGCCCCTTCTGCTCATTCATGAAATCATGCACCTGAATAATAATGTGACTGAGTTTATTCTGCTTGGGTTGACACAGGATCCTGTTAAAAGGAAAATAGTGTTtgccactttctttcttttctacttgGGGATGTTGTTTGGTAACTTGCTGATTACTGTTACCATCAAGACCAGTCGGGCACTTGGGagccccatgtacttcttccttttccactTATCCTTATCTGATACCTGTATGTCTACTTCCATAGCCCCTAGAATGATTGTTGATGCCCTTTCAAAGAATACAATCTCTTTCACTGAGTGCATGATCCAACTCTTTTCATCCCATTTCTTTGGCTGCCAGGAGATCTTCATCCTTATCCTCATGGCTGttgaccgctatgtggccattTGTAAACCCCTGCACTACATGACCATGATGAGCCGCCGAGTCTGTAGCATGTTGGTGTCTGTGGCTTGGATGGGATCCTGTGTGCATTCTTCAGCTCAGATTTTTCTTGTCTTGAGTTTGCCTTTTTGTGGTCCCAACAAGATTGATCACTATTTCTGTGACTTGCAGCCCTTGTTGAAACTTGCCTGTTCAGACACTTATGTGATCAACCTACTCCTGGTTTCCAATAGTGTTGCCATTTGCACAGTGAGTTTTGTCATGCTGATGTTCTCATATGTTGTCATCTTGCATTCCCTGAGGAACCACAGTGCTGATGGGAGGAGGAAAGTCCTGTCCACCTGCATCTCCCACATCATCGTGGTCATCTTGTTCTTTGGTCcatgcatatttatatacacacgCCCTGCAACCACCTTTCCCATGGATAAGATGATAGCTGTGTTTTATGCATTTGGAACACCTTTGCTCAACCCTCTAATTTATACGCTGGAATGAAGAAGTGAAAAATGCCATGAGGAAGTTATGGAGCAAGAAGTTGATATATGATGATAAAAGATGAATGGGGGTTTAAAATCCTTCTTCATACTTTGGATTGacctagaagaaaatacaaaaaattatcttttttttgaggttgttgggagggaggggggagagggaggggaagggaggttttggtaatgggccacaataatcaaccacattgtgtattgataaaataaaattaaattaaaa of Cynocephalus volans isolate mCynVol1 chromosome 4, mCynVol1.pri, whole genome shotgun sequence contains these proteins:
- the LOC134376892 gene encoding olfactory receptor 4C16-like, which codes for MHLNNNVTEFILLGLTQDPVKRKIVFATFFLFYLGMLFGNLLITVTIKTSRALGSPMYFFLFHLSLSDTCMSTSIAPRMIVDALSKNTISFTECMIQLFSSHFFGCQEIFILILMAVDRYVAICKPLHYMTMMSRRVCSMLVSVAWMGSCVHSSAQIFLVLSLPFCGPNKIDHYFCDLQPLLKLACSDTYVINLLLVSNSVAICTVSFVMLMFSYVVILHSLRNHSADGRRKVLSTCISHIIVVILFFGPCIFIYTRPATTFPMDKMIAVFYAFGTPLLNPLIYTLE